The Vigna angularis cultivar LongXiaoDou No.4 chromosome 9, ASM1680809v1, whole genome shotgun sequence DNA window GGTGACTAACAAAATTTaccataattaatttcaaataataataacttttaattcattattaatcATAAATAGCATccttgttaattttaatttaacaatatgcatttattcacataaaatttattatgtgtcataattaaattgaaaaacctaatttcaatttaagtgaataaattttcataaagtgATAACACTTCTCCTTTAATTTTAATCACTTAAAgactttaattttctttaattttcataaataatttatcattattattactgTTATGCTGCACTTCACGTTTGATATCATTTTGCAAAGTTTCAACACCAATTCATATAAAACAAGAAACTTCCCTTTCATTTACGTGTGTGGCAGACCATGTCCaacttgattttgattttttttattttttatatatatatactattcaTAAAATACAAAAGCTTTGCAAAAGTTTTCAATACACCTTCACCATTCACGGCAAACAAGGTTTGTCCAACATTCATAAAGTTAAACCTTTAATGATAGCATTTTGGGTGCATTCCCGTAAGCTTACAAATCCATACTATTCATTTCTTCCCAAAAAcactattcatcatcttctaCCTCTAACACATAATTTCAATATGCAGCTTTTTATATATACAACTTAAAGCATTTATTCCAGCaccacaatttcatcaattttTAGGAAAAAATCATGAATCAAATTTCTTCATTCTAGGAGAATCATAAATCTAACAAcctaagctctgataccacatgTAAGTTTTCATTGATCTTGATGATTACATGACATTAGGATCTTAAGAATTTATGATTCTCACTAGattaaacataattacataGGCAAGTTAAGAAATTACTAACCTTGATCCATGctaattgattcttgatttgcTTCAACTTCTTACTCAATCTATCCCTTGATGCAACCTTAATTCTCTCAAGACTTTCTTGATGGCTTTCTAATGGAAGAGAGAGCTTCTTGATTTTGTGTTTGTATGCATCAGGGACATAACCCTTCAACCATTCTTATACAACTTCCATCAAGTTGTAATTGTCATTAAGTCcctcaaatatattaaatcacattttaacccttatttattttcacatgaGTCACTTAATTGTTAGGTAATTCTAACATTAGAGGCCAAAATCGAGGAGCGCAATGCGGCCCTGCCGGTCTCTGGCGGCGAGGAGGAGGTGGTTGGAGGAGGGCTTAGAGGAGAGAAGGTGGCGGCTGAGAAGGAGGGGTGACCAGCAGAGGGTGGTAACGAAGGGAGCGATGGATGAAGGTGGAGGAGGGATCGGGAAGGAGGTGAGTAACTGCATGGAACATGTGTCAACGATGGAGATGCAGGCCGGAGGGGAATGCCAAGAGACCGTGCAGGCTCAGATTTCCGTTGCTTTGCTTCTTACTAATGAAATCAAAACTTTCAAGTGTACctttaacattaaattattaaattctcattttcattttctttaatagataaaaacatGACTATAAATtactagtaataataattttgtatgtGCAGATATGTTTATGGAAagtaatttcaaaataattaatttcgtTCGATATAACAACAAAATTATCTTTTACGCAAGACAAAATTATGcactaaaatgaaaaagaaaccaTGGTTGAATATCCTAGTGTTTGCTAGAATTTACTCATTTCCCTTTTTGTTTCATGAGCATAACGTGATAGGTACATTGGAAGCAGATTAGATGAAATCGTAGCCTCAGAAAACAAAAAGTTAACTATAGTAACCACCATATCCGTCACCTCAACTACAGTGCTTTTGCCATTGCTGACGTGTGCTTCTTTAATCACCACCACTTGCAACTTGCAACCAGAGCGTTTTACTTGACCGGGACTGAGATGAATTGGGCTTTGTTCTTGAAGGATGCCTGTGACGAGAATGGGGCTTTGATTGAGAAGGATCTCTTGGTACTGTTTAATGAGAAGCTTTATAAGTATGCTCAGGTCGACCACCAAATGGAACATGATCCCAGGGTGAAAGACCatcattttactttatttttttgagtTAATTGCATTGTGCTTCCCTGGAAGAGAAATGTCTGGTGAGTGTATACACTTTAACACCCAGAGACGGAGGAAGAGAGAAGGGAAAGAGGCTcaaaaatacaagaaaggagaCCGAGGGAGAGAAGCTAAGAGAAAGATTGActtgatgtaaaaaaaaaaagaaaaaattacataGTCAGACGTTAGCCCGCTGAACATGTTTTTATCCCGATTAATTTTGgaagacaaaaaattataatttttttaaaaacaaatatcaaagtgtaccaaaatttgaaagagaaacgaaaataaaaataaagttgagtgactaaaaacatatctaactcaacaattattttaaaaataaattgttaggGATtcaggaagaaagaaagaaattgtgGGGTGCATGAAATAAAAGCCTAATTTCATAGCTTTTCAGCAAACGAGCTTAATTGGGTATAAactttttgattttatttactatttacacTACCTTAAAAATTTTGGcgacaaaaatatttttgtcaccCAATTTCCTATTTGATACCCCAAAGTCAAATTAAAGTTTTGAGTTTTTAAGCCCAAATTAAAGTTTCTTAGCACAAGTTATGTTTATATGCAAGTGCctttttcatgaataaaattTTTGGTATATAGTTGTGTGaaattctaaataataaaatttgtgaggGATCAAGTAAGgctattttattatctttctttatgtttttcttatttttatttattttattttattctcttttccGTCTcgatttattttgtttgttttcatttttcccATTTTGTTCTGactttattttatcctttttactttAATCAATCCTCTttattctgattttaatttattatcgtACACCCttgttatttttagtttttaattgagTCTTTTTTTCAtcgttttcttattttatattctctctttctcctttccTTTCTAATTTCGATTCTATCATTTTCTACTTCGTTTTCACTTTATgcattttataactttttcgTATTCTCTTCcatctttccttttctctaactatttatttattattatgaagcGAAAGAATACAAGGGGATTATGGAAtttcgtaaaaaaaaaataactgatcaaaatttctatattttgaCCAGGGATATATTTCTtattagttttcaaaataatttatcgcatgatggaatttttttttctcgttaaaattttataattaaactaattgaATATCTCGAAACTTGTTCATATAATTCAAAAGTCTTAGTTAAATTTAGTAGTATCTCGACATGGAAAagagtattttaaaattgaaatccaATACACATCAAGAAGACGGAAAAAGAATATTCGTTACTGGAAAAGAATATTCTTATTGAGAGTTATTGTTTTCTATCGTAATAGGATAAAATATGAACAAGATGGACAATTTACAAGATTTTTAGAAATGtttaaaaacaattacataTTAGCATCCTTTTGTCTATCATACTGTTGTTCAAATGACAAATTACTTCAAAATTTAAAGTGAAATCGATTATAATTATACTACACGTTAAAGTCAACTTAACGACCGATACGACACGCTCAAGGTCCATTGGTGACCAACTGCAAAAGTCCAacaaaaatgtgataaaattCAAATGTGATGATATATGTGTTAACATTGTATTCTACATTTatgaataaaagattaaaattacaTTGTATTTAACGTCTCCTTCTCTGTCTTGCAGTATTAGTTGTGTGAATtcctaaataattaaatttgtgaGGGATCAAGTAAGgctattttattctctttctttatgtttttcttatttttatttattttattttaatctctttTCCATCTcgatttattttgtttgtttgtctttcatttttcccattttgttctgattttattttattctattacattttatcctttttactttaattaatccTCTttattctgattttaatttatttttcgtaCACCCTTGTTGCTTTCAGTTTTTAATTGAGTCCTTTTTTTCAtcgttttcttattttatattctcCCTTTCTCCTTTCCTTTCTCATTTCGATTCTATCATTTTCTAGTTGTCCTTTTCATTTTATGCATTTTATAACTTCGTATTCTATACATTGTATTTAacatttatgaataaaatattaaaactatataattgtTTTACGATGCATTCATCTCCTTCACTTTGCAgtattgttttttcttctaaCTCTTTCTGACCTCTCAACAATTCCTTTCCATGGATAACGCCTCCTCATCCTACAAACTCCCACGGAAGTACGATGTGCTCATCAACTTCAACGGAGAAGACATCCACAGAAAATTTGTTTCTCATCTCAATTATGCCCTCTCTACTGTTGGTCTCACCACTTTCCTTCATTACCACAATGCAGTGAAGTCAACTCACATCCAAGAACCTATTCTCAGCCGCTGTCGTGTAGCAATTGTTGTTTTCACCCAAACCTATTCTCAATCTGCTTGGTGTCTTGATCAgcttcaacaaatcatcaaatgGCACGAAACTTATTGCCGACATGTTCTGCCCGTATATTATGAAATCCAGCCATCTGATGTACGTCTTCAGAAGGGTGACTTTGGAAAAGCCTTGAAGGAAACTGCTCAACAAACATTTTCAGGACAAGAACTGGAGCATGGCATGTCCAGGTGGAGCCATGCACTCACCAAAGCTGCAAATTTCTTTGGATGGGATGAGAGCAATCACAGGTACATCACTCACTCAATCAACCATCTTTTAAGCCTCcgatttcattttcttaatacATGACTACTTCTATCATTGCTCTTGAACTTGAAGGAGTGATGCTGAACTAGTGGAGAAAATTGTTAAAAGCGTTGTTAATTTACCAGTCTTGTCAGCTACTAAATTTCCTGTTGGATTACAATCCCACGTGGAAGATCTGATTCGAACTATCAAAAATAAATCCACTGAAGTTTGTATGATAGAGATACATGGACCGGAAGGATCCGGTAAAAGTACTCTTGCCAAAGCCATCTACAATCAAATTCATTGGACATTCAAGCATAAAAGTTTCATTGAAAATATTTCACAGGTTAGCGGAATAAGAGGGCAACTTCGTTTACAAGAACAACTTCTTTTAGATGTCctaaaacaaaagatggagatTCCTAGCGTTGATGTGGGAAGAACTATGATTAGGGAAAGACTTTTAGGAAAAAAGGTTCTGATTGTACTTGACGATgtaaattactttaataatttattcgACCTATGGGATTGTCTTAAATTGTTAGTTGAAGGAACTGTTATAATCGTTACATCAATATATAGAATAGGGAGAGATCAAGTTCATTCTGACTTTCGGGTAGAGCCAATGAACGAAGAGGAGTCCCTTGAGCTTTTTAGTTGGCACGCATTTAGAGAagcaaaaccaaaagaagaataCGAAGACCTTGCCAGAAAAGTAGTTAGTTATTGTAAAGGACTACCACTAGTTCTTGAAGTCGTTGGAAGTAGTTTATTTAAAAGGACGAAAGAAGAATGGAACAGTGTATTGTTTAAATTTGAGAAGGTTGACATGCAGATGGTTAACAAGCGTATTTTTCGAGAGATAATAAAAGTAAGCATCGAAGGTTCACTCAATGAAATGGAAAAAGATATATTCCTTGATATATGTTGTTTCTTTATTGGTAAGAGCAGAGCCTATGTAAGGAAGATCCTAAATGGCTGTGGAGTAGACGCTGATATTGCAATAAGAGTTCTCATCGAGCGTAACCTCGTCAAAACTAACAAGAATAACAAATTAGGAATGCATCCTTCGCTACAACAAATCGGAATACAAATTATTCATGAAAATTCAGGAAAGGATTTTGGGAAGAACAGGCGACTGTGGTTTTATAAGGATACAAAATATGTAAGAACATTCTTTACACGTGGTTTGAAACTTCTTTTGAAAGCATTTACTTTGTCCTGTGCAgtacatttgtttttatttggaaTTTTCATCACAGGGGACAGAAGCCATGCAGTGGTTGCCTTTCAATGCCTTCGAAACTTTACAACCGACTGTAAATTCTAAGTACCTTCTTAAGAAACTAAGATGGATCAGTTGGCATGGGCTTTCTTCAGAAGGTCTACCTAACAACTTGTATGAGCATGATGCAATAGCTATTGATTTAAAACGCAGTCTTCTTCGATTTCTCTGGAAAACACCCCAGGTTTTATTTCGAGTCACTTCTCGTTAAAAtacaacttaattaaaataaatcagtAGCTTGCTATTActtcatttttaatttgtacTCTAATATGtctaaaatgaaaaactatCTTGGTGCAGGTTTTGAGATCGCTAAAAGTCCTTAACCTCAGTCACTCCAAGCATTTAACTACAACCCCTGACTTTACCGGATTACCAAGTCTTGAACACCTCATTTTCAAATATTGTTCGAGATTGAGCAAATTACACCAATCTATTGGATCACTCAATAGTCTTATTCtcctaaatttgaaatattgtaCAAGTCTATACAATCTTCCAACAGAGATATATGACTTGAAATCTTTAAGAACCTTCATTCTCTCTGGTTGTTCCAAGATTGACATAATGGATAAAGATATAGCAAAGTTGGAATCCTTGATAACTCTAATCGCTGAAAATACAACTGTGAAAGAAGTTCCTTTTTCAATTGTAAGCTCAAAAAGCATTGGATATATATCCCTACGTCGATTTGAGGGATTATCTCATAATCTTTTTCCTTCTATCATTCGGTCTTGGATGTCCCCAATAATGAATCCCATCTCTTATATTCATTCGTTTTGCATGGATACGGAGGATAATACGATTGATATTGCACCATTGCTTAGCACCCTTGCAAATATTCGAAGTTTTTTGGTAGCATGTGACACcgaatttgaattatctaagcaactgaaaaatattttggttGAATATTTTGCGAATATTACAGAATCAGGAATTTCAAAGCAGCACTTCAGGTGTTCTTTGATTGGTGTTGGAGCATACCATCAATTCTTCAATGCTGTCAGCGATAACATATCTCAGGTTCTTCTCCAGCTTTGTCTTTGTTTCTTACCTTCACTATATCATTTTAGTTATTAATCAAGAGAACATAAAATAATCCTAATGAAGTATCTGAGTCAAA harbors:
- the LOC108346734 gene encoding disease resistance protein RPV1-like; this translates as MDNASSSYKLPRKYDVLINFNGEDIHRKFVSHLNYALSTVGLTTFLHYHNAVKSTHIQEPILSRCRVAIVVFTQTYSQSAWCLDQLQQIIKWHETYCRHVLPVYYEIQPSDVRLQKGDFGKALKETAQQTFSGQELEHGMSRWSHALTKAANFFGWDESNHRSDAELVEKIVKSVVNLPVLSATKFPVGLQSHVEDLIRTIKNKSTEVCMIEIHGPEGSGKSTLAKAIYNQIHWTFKHKSFIENISQVSGIRGQLRLQEQLLLDVLKQKMEIPSVDVGRTMIRERLLGKKVLIVLDDVNYFNNLFDLWDCLKLLVEGTVIIVTSIYRIGRDQVHSDFRVEPMNEEESLELFSWHAFREAKPKEEYEDLARKVVSYCKGLPLVLEVVGSSLFKRTKEEWNSVLFKFEKVDMQMVNKRIFREIIKVSIEGSLNEMEKDIFLDICCFFIGKSRAYVRKILNGCGVDADIAIRVLIERNLVKTNKNNKLGMHPSLQQIGIQIIHENSGKDFGKNRRLWFYKDTKYGTEAMQWLPFNAFETLQPTVNSKYLLKKLRWISWHGLSSEGLPNNLYEHDAIAIDLKRSLLRFLWKTPQVLRSLKVLNLSHSKHLTTTPDFTGLPSLEHLIFKYCSRLSKLHQSIGSLNSLILLNLKYCTSLYNLPTEIYDLKSLRTFILSGCSKIDIMDKDIAKLESLITLIAENTTVKEVPFSIVSSKSIGYISLRRFEGLSHNLFPSIIRSWMSPIMNPISYIHSFCMDTEDNTIDIAPLLSTLANIRSFLVACDTEFELSKQLKNILVEYFANITESGISKQHFRCSLIGVGAYHQFFNAVSDNISQVLSSSECGDVCLPAVNDPYCLAHMGEGHSVSFVVPEDGDMKGIILCVVYLSTPKIIEPEFTTVVIVNYTKCTFHIHNHGTVISFKDEDWHDIMSNLEYGDNVEIFVNFGNGLVVKNTIVYLICGESKNMKKVSEPKKHSLIRFIKKVVM